One window from the genome of Diorhabda sublineata isolate icDioSubl1.1 chromosome 10, icDioSubl1.1, whole genome shotgun sequence encodes:
- the LOC130449252 gene encoding leucine-rich repeat-containing protein 58, translated as MMEYYTSDSSDSENSVKVIDYAYLLLDPEQTEDKLSTYFDEKKSFSLVERLILHHNNLVTLPNSIFKFSNTKVLDISNNGITILPDVFKYLPLTSLIAKNNLLTNNSLPKNFEKCSTLLELNLSGNQLSHFPEQILDFASLKFLYLGGNGMMEISRNIGKLQSLQMVSFGGNKLTEVPATLGLLQHLQALVLCENNIECLPANIANLHKLKSLLLHKNKLRTLPPEIVALRNLTELSLRDNPLVVRFVSDLSYNPVSLLELSARVIKLYKIPYERGEIPATLFSYMNSAHHCVNPHCKGVYFDNRVEHIKFVDFCGKYRIPLLQYLCSSKCASSASVREWKDESIDRPSRSYMMKKVLLG; from the exons ATGATGGAATATTATACATCTGACAGTAGTGATAGTGAAAATAGTGTTAAAGTAATAGATTATGCTTATTTACTATTAGACCCGGAACAGACCGAAGATAAACTCAGcacatattttgatgaaaaaaaatcgttttctcTTGTGGAGAGGTTAATTTTGCATCACAATAATCTTGTTACTCTACCAAATTCTatctttaaattttcaaatactaaGGTTTTGGATATTAGTAATAATGGTATCACTATATTGCCTGATGTATTTAAATATCTTCCATTAACTAGCCTTATAGCTAAAAATAATTTGCTTACTAACAATTCATTGccgaaaaattttgaaaaatgctcAACCTTATTAGAACTTAATCTGAGTGGAAACCAACTCAGTCATTTTCCAGAACAGATATTAGATTTTGCTAGTTTAAAATTCTTATATCTTGGAGGCAATGGAATGATGGAAATATCAAGAAACATTGGAAAGTTACAGAG TTTACAAATGGTCTCTTTTGGTGGAAATAAATTGACGGAAGTACCTGCAACTTTAGGACTTCTACAACATTTGCAAGCATTggttttatgtgaaaataatattgagtgCTTACCTGCCAATATAGCAAATTTGCATAAATTGAAGTCACTACTtcttcacaaaaataaattaagaacgttgCCTCCTGAAATAGTTGCATTACGAAATTTAACCGAG TTGAGTTTGCGTGATAATCCTTTGGTAGTCAGATTTGTTAGTGACTTGAGTTATAATCCTGTTAGCTTATTGGAATTATCAGCCAGAGtcatcaaattatataaaattccCTACGAACGAGGTGAAATACCAGCTACATTGTTTAGTTACATGAACTCAGCTCATCATTGCGTCAATCCACATTGTAAAG gtgTTTATTTCGATAATCGGGTGgaacatataaaatttgtagatttttgtGGAAAGTACAGGATACCATTACTTCAGTATCTATGTTCCTCAAAATGTGCTAGTTCAGCGAGCGTTAGGGAATGGAAGGACGAAAGTATCGATAGACCATCAAGATCGtatatgatgaaaaaagttttacttGGATAA